Proteins from a genomic interval of Bdellovibrionales bacterium:
- a CDS encoding cellulase family glycosylhydrolase, with translation MSANISLIPGAIAATLILTACGKSFSSVKLTNGSSLVGRNEAVADISDSSGTSKSNTTSSEVLVSGRYFVDKNNKVIRLRSMNWDGFNDRSLMLHGLDIQQFDTVVELMKQVGINSIRLPFANEMLSITQPKTSETVLLRHPYLRGLTPKQAFVEMVRRLTNAGLYVILDNHQTTMDYYGENAGDGLWFSESFSERQWLEDWSLVAQLFQSNSRVIGYELRNEVRAAILKNGTKTPEPKWGGGGAYDWRRAQILVAKKIWSHNSKKIIFLSGVGYNFYIGGAYYTPISPIEVGQTHPHFAYSVHIYGWYEDNQKVLTGRLHQLTKEQQYEVYGRNFGFAIVQNQTFTAPVWVSEFGVSNLYNTANDATEWQYWYHFHNLIDYLNLGQISYGYYTLSSYYTKNTWNQSYDCRSNISEYYQSTIYSNGSPVFGKNHYELYCNTYGILSLGWDALASGWRVSELRRLLQ, from the coding sequence ATGAGCGCGAATATATCATTGATACCAGGAGCAATTGCTGCGACCTTGATTTTGACGGCCTGTGGAAAGAGCTTCAGCTCTGTGAAGCTGACGAATGGCAGCTCATTGGTAGGTAGGAATGAGGCCGTGGCGGATATTTCCGATTCATCTGGTACCTCGAAATCAAACACAACTTCCTCAGAAGTATTGGTCAGTGGTCGATACTTTGTGGATAAAAATAACAAGGTAATTCGGCTGCGCTCTATGAACTGGGACGGCTTCAACGATCGTAGCCTCATGTTGCACGGTCTAGACATTCAGCAATTTGACACTGTTGTGGAGCTGATGAAACAAGTAGGAATTAACTCCATTCGACTGCCTTTTGCCAATGAGATGCTCTCGATCACACAGCCTAAAACTTCGGAGACTGTGCTGTTACGCCATCCTTACTTACGTGGACTCACACCAAAACAAGCCTTTGTGGAGATGGTTCGACGCCTGACAAATGCGGGTCTGTATGTGATTCTCGACAACCATCAGACAACTATGGACTATTATGGTGAGAATGCGGGAGATGGTCTGTGGTTCAGTGAGTCCTTTTCGGAAAGACAATGGTTAGAGGACTGGTCATTGGTGGCACAACTCTTTCAAAGTAATTCGAGAGTGATTGGCTATGAATTGCGAAACGAAGTGCGCGCGGCTATTTTAAAGAATGGGACTAAAACTCCAGAACCGAAATGGGGAGGCGGAGGAGCCTACGATTGGCGACGGGCTCAGATCTTAGTGGCAAAGAAGATTTGGAGCCACAATTCAAAAAAGATTATTTTCCTCAGTGGTGTTGGATACAATTTCTATATTGGCGGAGCCTATTACACACCAATTTCACCAATTGAGGTGGGACAAACTCATCCTCACTTCGCGTACTCCGTTCACATCTATGGGTGGTATGAGGACAATCAAAAGGTTTTGACAGGACGACTGCACCAGCTGACCAAAGAGCAGCAATACGAGGTTTATGGCCGGAACTTTGGTTTTGCCATTGTTCAAAATCAGACCTTCACCGCGCCCGTCTGGGTGAGCGAATTTGGCGTCTCAAACTTATATAACACGGCCAATGATGCGACAGAATGGCAGTACTGGTACCACTTCCACAATCTGATCGACTATTTGAATCTAGGCCAGATCAGCTATGGCTATTATACCTTGTCCAGCTACTACACCAAGAATACGTGGAATCAATCTTATGATTGCAGGTCCAATATCAGTGAATACTATCAATCAACAATCTATTCCAACGGCAGCCCCGTATTTGGAAAGAACCACTATGAACTCTACTGCAACACCTACGGAATTCTAAGTCTGGGTTGGGACGCCTTAGCGAGTGGCTGGAGAGTTTCGGAGTTGCGCCGGTTGCTCCAATAG
- a CDS encoding ATP-binding protein, whose translation MFEHELNTRKENAIERRIKKATFPERRTLEQFNWSFNKRINREKIEELSSCKFVEENEIALLLGSPGTGKTHCAIALGMKTAALGHSVFCSSVKDSVPRSGWPGSGTLWINCSNKF comes from the coding sequence TTGTTTGAGCATGAGCTGAATACGCGCAAGGAAAACGCGATTGAACGTAGGATTAAAAAGGCGACATTCCCAGAGAGGAGAACATTGGAGCAGTTCAATTGGAGTTTTAACAAGAGGATCAATCGCGAGAAGATCGAAGAGCTTTCGAGTTGCAAGTTCGTAGAGGAAAATGAAATTGCATTGTTGCTTGGAAGTCCAGGAACTGGCAAAACCCACTGCGCAATTGCATTAGGCATGAAAACCGCAGCACTGGGCCACAGTGTGTTTTGTTCGAGCGTAAAAGACTCAGTGCCAAGATCCGGATGGCCCGGGAGCGGAACACTTTGGATAAATTGTTCAAACAAATTTTGA
- a CDS encoding ATP-binding protein: MARERNTLDKLFKQILTSKLWILDDWGVVTMPRDVSEEIFDLFDRRKYNSAMILTSNRDVEEWPQVFSDPILANAAIDRMFEQAKIVVFEGPSYRMKGRIILPDIDIEKTEV; the protein is encoded by the coding sequence ATGGCCCGGGAGCGGAACACTTTGGATAAATTGTTCAAACAAATTTTGACGTCCAAACTTTGGATCCTTGACGACTGGGGCGTAGTGACGATGCCACGGGATGTGAGTGAAGAGATATTTGATCTCTTTGATCGACGCAAATACAACTCGGCGATGATCTTGACCAGCAACCGAGATGTCGAAGAATGGCCACAAGTCTTTAGTGATCCGATCCTAGCCAATGCGGCGATCGATCGGATGTTTGAGCAGGCTAAAATCGTGGTATTTGAGGGTCCAAGTTACCGCATGAAAGGACGAATAATTTTGCCAGATATTGACATCGAAAAAACTGAAGTATAG
- a CDS encoding transposase family protein, with translation MQVDWAKALDVIDQDGRKRAIWAFIGILGHSRYTMVRVMDKCDFVTTVKAIQSMLFEVGGVPRKITSDNPKVFVNRASEHEPILNAGYERFASHTGFTIEALPPADPQKKGKVERTVQLVRRLLSPLI, from the coding sequence TTGCAGGTGGACTGGGCGAAGGCTCTCGATGTGATAGATCAGGACGGTCGCAAACGTGCCATATGGGCCTTTATCGGGATTTTGGGTCACAGTCGGTACACGATGGTTCGAGTGATGGACAAGTGCGATTTTGTGACAACGGTGAAAGCGATCCAATCAATGCTCTTTGAGGTTGGTGGGGTTCCAAGGAAAATCACCTCTGACAATCCAAAGGTATTCGTGAATCGTGCCTCGGAGCATGAGCCGATTTTGAATGCCGGTTACGAGAGATTTGCATCGCATACCGGTTTTACGATAGAGGCCCTCCCTCCGGCGGATCCACAGAAGAAGGGCAAGGTTGAACGTACGGTGCAATTGGTTCGGCGGCTTTTGAGTCCTTTGATTTGA
- the dcm gene encoding DNA (cytosine-5-)-methyltransferase: MKSKTVTKSRAQKKTATQVAPTKINTAQWVLILTALFNHVRNWIYNQIQSARTQVVSRYKALLWVKNKKPSGGTVQPLTILETFSGIGGTRLGAEQAGFKVVAASEIDKHCIATYQDNFGDCPFGDITQLNAETVPNFDVLTASTPCQSFSTQGKRKGLKDKRGELIYDVFRIADAHPEHRVLFIENVKGMATTNGGRGLKTVLKELHSRGYYTHHQVLKASHYGVPQARERLFIVAFRENVPFSFPKPTVLAAASGEILENSVHKNYFLSQEQIDTLVQAKDRYDKNGDNFGFEIIDPAKPTHTILRSTSSLLKNLVAVPLEKSAPKNRGVYDLTDKDGNTKKVHLRKLTPRECARLQGYPDSYELTASASESYKQLGNSVPVPVIRELFKEILVSLTLWDKGVRVTKNTAKRIDPVPPQKNVIKKNGNTVSTKRIKAPKVTATMKVNKKQKAQPATVSKQDKTQPVTTKSGTPKMGLALVKGGSVTPPPVFIKPGLTDDKKLSGEISGWYLKDKKNHQMTPNWLVVFLNFICPLELDAATGPEANSIHKFKRILTKKDNSLKRSWKVSEGNGVFVNPPYNDKNGLMAWAEKMDSEYKKHGQPIFALVPAWTPESKWFRCFSAKATHIVFLKERLTHNETVNKKSAMFPSAVFVFGGDLLGNRFDYLSQLGMVLETETYRKSKAQLQTTKAA; encoded by the coding sequence ATGAAATCGAAAACTGTAACCAAGTCCCGTGCTCAAAAGAAAACCGCTACTCAGGTAGCGCCAACAAAAATCAACACCGCTCAGTGGGTGTTAATACTGACCGCACTTTTTAATCACGTGCGGAATTGGATTTATAATCAAATCCAAAGTGCCCGCACTCAAGTGGTAAGCCGGTACAAGGCGTTACTGTGGGTGAAAAATAAAAAGCCCAGCGGCGGCACCGTTCAGCCACTTACAATTCTTGAAACGTTCAGCGGAATAGGCGGCACCCGCTTAGGTGCTGAACAAGCTGGATTTAAGGTGGTAGCCGCAAGTGAAATTGATAAACACTGCATTGCCACTTATCAGGACAACTTTGGTGATTGCCCATTTGGGGATATTACTCAACTCAATGCGGAAACGGTGCCTAACTTTGACGTGTTGACGGCCTCAACACCGTGCCAATCCTTTTCTACTCAAGGAAAACGCAAGGGTCTTAAAGATAAGCGTGGGGAACTTATCTATGACGTTTTTCGGATTGCGGACGCTCACCCGGAACACCGTGTTCTTTTCATTGAGAACGTGAAAGGCATGGCTACCACCAACGGCGGGCGTGGATTAAAAACCGTACTCAAAGAATTGCATTCCCGTGGCTACTACACGCACCACCAAGTTTTAAAAGCATCTCATTATGGTGTACCGCAAGCCCGGGAAAGACTTTTCATCGTGGCGTTCCGTGAAAATGTTCCGTTCAGTTTTCCAAAGCCAACCGTTCTTGCGGCGGCAAGCGGTGAGATTTTAGAAAACTCAGTTCATAAAAACTATTTCCTAAGCCAAGAGCAAATAGATACTTTGGTTCAAGCCAAAGACCGCTATGACAAAAACGGCGATAACTTTGGCTTTGAAATTATTGACCCTGCGAAACCCACGCACACCATTTTGCGGTCAACATCATCACTGTTAAAAAATCTTGTGGCGGTGCCCCTTGAAAAGAGCGCACCTAAAAACCGTGGCGTGTATGATTTGACGGATAAAGATGGAAACACCAAAAAAGTTCACTTACGCAAACTCACCCCACGTGAATGCGCAAGACTGCAAGGCTATCCTGATAGCTATGAACTTACGGCGTCTGCTTCTGAAAGCTACAAGCAACTTGGAAACTCAGTCCCTGTTCCCGTAATCCGTGAACTATTTAAAGAAATCCTTGTGTCATTGACCTTGTGGGACAAAGGGGTGCGTGTCACTAAAAACACTGCAAAGAGAATTGACCCGGTTCCACCACAAAAAAATGTGATTAAGAAAAATGGGAACACCGTAAGTACCAAAAGAATTAAGGCACCCAAAGTCACGGCAACCATGAAAGTCAACAAAAAACAAAAGGCGCAACCAGCGACTGTTTCAAAGCAGGACAAAACTCAACCCGTTACAACAAAATCAGGTACACCAAAAATGGGATTAGCTTTGGTGAAAGGTGGTTCAGTAACACCACCGCCTGTTTTCATTAAACCTGGCCTTACTGATGATAAGAAATTGTCCGGTGAAATTTCAGGTTGGTATTTGAAAGATAAAAAAAATCATCAAATGACGCCCAACTGGCTGGTGGTATTTTTAAATTTTATCTGCCCACTTGAGCTGGACGCAGCCACAGGCCCAGAGGCCAACTCAATTCACAAGTTCAAAAGAATTCTGACTAAAAAAGATAATTCACTCAAGCGGTCATGGAAAGTAAGTGAGGGCAACGGTGTTTTCGTCAATCCGCCTTACAATGATAAGAATGGTTTAATGGCATGGGCAGAAAAAATGGATTCTGAATATAAGAAACACGGCCAACCCATTTTTGCTCTGGTCCCCGCATGGACACCTGAAAGCAAGTGGTTCCGTTGTTTCAGTGCGAAAGCTACTCACATTGTCTTTTTAAAAGAACGGCTCACGCACAATGAAACTGTAAATAAAAAATCAGCCATGTTTCCGTCTGCTGTTTTTGTCTTTGGTGGTGATTTACTTGGTAACCGTTTTGACTATTTGTCTCAACTCGGCATGGTTTTGGAAACTGAAACCTACAGAAAATCAAAAGCACAACTCCAAACAACAAAAGCGGCATAA